In Thiomonas arsenitoxydans, the genomic stretch CCAGCAGCCCCACCCCCAGACTGAACCACAGCGCGGCGGCATCGGTGAAGGTGAAAATACGTTCCGCCGCGGGAACCGAGGCATTGGACGCGTGCGCCGCGTCACTTGAAGTTGTGTGTGTTGCCATGACCCATTTCTGCGTGCTCGCGCAGAAACCCGGCCGGGCCATGCGCGCCATAGCACGCGCTGCCCACCCTGCTTCCCTGCGCGAGGATGACCTCAATCAGGTTCAAAGGGACTCTCTCAGCGAAGCTGCCTACTGCCGCAGCCCCGCACCCCCAGCGTTGCGCCGCAGGATTGCGACACGGCGTCGATTGTAGGCAGGATGACTCCTACGAGCCGCACCACGCCAGCGCCGGAGCACGGCTAAGCTATGCCGCCTGACCTGCGTCTACCCATGCGCCCGATCCGCTCTCGCCACCGCCTGACCTTGGCCGCACGCCAGCTCTGGGCCGCGCCCTATTCGCTGCTCGGCCTGCTCGCCGCCCTACCCGCCTGTGCGCTGGGCGCCCGGCTGCGCCGCAGCGGCCACACCCTGGAATGCACGGGAGGGCAACTGGGCCGTTGGGTGCAGCGCCTGCCCAACCGCCATCGCCTCGTCGCCCTCACTCTGGGACATGTCATCCTCGCGGTCGACGCCCCCGCCATGCAGCGGCTGCGCGCTCACGAGCGCGTGCATGTGCGGCAATACGAGCATTGGGGCCCATTTTTCGGGCCCGCCTATTTGCTGGAGAGCCTGTGGCAAACCCTGCGCGGGCGCGATGCCTACCTCGCCAACCGATTCGAGCGGGAAGCCTATGCGAAGGGCGGACCATTTCTCACGAAACCTCATGATCAGTAAGCCCGCCGCGCTGGGTACCGAAAACGAACGCAGCGGCGGCGCTCCGTGCTCGCGCAATCGCTTGATCGGCCCTGAAGTTGCGCGCCCCAAATTATTGACGCGCATCAATCCCCGTGTTTCGCAAACGCCTAGCCTGACTGCGAGTCAACCTTGACTCAAAACTTTTTCAGGAGAGTGCCATGATTGCCACCAAGCCATTTTTGACTGCCTTGTCTCTCAGCATCCTGCTCGCAGGTGGAGGGCTGACCGCAACTTCTGCCTACGCTCAAACCCAAAAGCAGGAAACCATCTACGGTAGCCAGTTGATGACGCAGAAGGAGCGTCGTGAATACCGACTCAAAATGCGCGAGGCGAAAACCACAGAGCAGCGGGAACAGATCCGGGCAGAACATCACAAGCTGATGCAGGAACGTGCGAAGGAGCGCGGCGTCAAGCTGCCTGATGCGCCCCCGGCGCAAGGCATGCATCAAGGCATGGGCTCAGGTGGCGCCATGGGTCCTGGCGGCGGAGGCATGGGCCCTGGCGGCGGCGGCATGGGGCCGGGCGGCGCAGCGAAACCATGATTCAGCTCAGTCGGCCTTCTCAAGGAAACGCCGGGCCGCCCCAACTTTCCTTGACCCCCACGGGGGGCGGGCTGGGCACAGCCCAGCCCTGGGGGCGCTCAAGGAGGCGCGACTTTCCGGTAAACCTGCGCAAACCGTCCCTGCTCCACCACGCCGTAATCGCCCGGCGCGTATTGCAGCAGCCAATCACCGGGGTTGCCGCGCAGCAGATCGCCGCCAGCGCTGCGGGCCATGCGAAACGGTGTGGGCATCTGCCGCGCCAGAACGGGAATGGGCTGGTTGATGTAAGCGCCATTCTGTCCCATGGACGTCGGCGCGAGGGCTTGGTAGCGCGCCTCGAAACGGGCGCGCGACACGCTCCAGCGGTCGCCGGTGGCGCCGGTGATGATGGCATCGCCCGCTGCGTAACGATTGGGGCCTTCGCGGCTGGTCAATTCGCCGGAATCGACGGCGAATTGCACCTGCACGGTCTCATGCTTGATGTAGGTGGCTGCCTGCGGGTCGATGCGCAAATCGACGTTTTGCAACAGCGGCGCGCTGGGTTCGTTTTCGGTCATGGCGGATTTGTTCACCGTCTCTCACTTGCCATCGAGCACTTCCCAGCGTTCCAGGGCGTGGAGCAGTTCTTCGTCGATCTGCGCGTAACGTTCCTGCATCTCGCTGATCCGCGTCGTGGCAGAGGTATAACTCGCCGGGTCGGCCAGTTGATCGGAAAGCGATTTCTGCTCCGCCTCCAGCGCGGCTATGCGGCCGGGTAGTTCCTGCAGCTCCCGCTGTTCCTTGTAGCTCAGCTTGCGCTTGGCCGGTACGGGGGGAATGGGCGGCTGTGCCTGAGCCGATTTGGTGGGCGCCGCGCCGCGTTTGTCCGCCCCGCCTGCGGCCGATTTATTCAGCTGCGCCTGCAAGGCGCGGGCACGCTGCGATTGGGTGAGCCAGTCGGAGACGCCGCCCTCGTATTCGCGCCAACGGCCAGGGTCTTCCGGCGTGGCCTCGCTCACTATCGTGCTGGTGACCACATTGTCGAGAAAGCGACGGTCGTGGCTGACCAGAAACACGGTACCGGGAAAGTCTTGCAGCAACTGCTCCAGCAGTTCCAGCGTGTCGATGTCGAGGTCGTTGGTCGGCTCGTCGAGTACCAGCACATTGGCCGGGCGGGCGAACAACCTAGCCAGCAGTAGGCGATTGCGTTCCCCCCCTGAAAGCGACTTGACCGGCGAGTTGGCCCGCGCGGGCGAGAACAAAAAATCGCCCAGATAACTCATCACATGCTTGCGCTGCCCGGCCACCTCAACCCATTCGCTGCCGGGGCTGATGGTGTCGGCCAGGGTGGCGTCAAGGTTGAGCACGGCGCGCATCTGGTCGAAATAGGCGATCTGCAAGCGCGTTCCCTGTCGCACGGTGCCGCTATCGGGTTCGATCTCGCCCAGAATGAGCTTGAGCAGCGTGGTTTTGCCCGCGCCGTTGGGCCCAATGAGGCCGACCTTGTCGCCACGCAGAATGGTGGCGGAAAAATCGCGCACCAGCACTCGGTCGCCATAGGCCTTGTTGACGCCTTGCAACTCGGCCACGATCTTGCCGCTGGACTGACCGCCATCCACCTCAAGTTTGACGCGCCCGAGCGAATCGCGCCGCGCCGCGCGTTGGCTGCGCAGCGCCTCCAGGCGGTTGATGCGGCTCACGCTGCGGGTCCGCCGCGCTTCTACGCCCTTGCGTATCCACACTTCTTCCTGCGCCAGAAGCTTGTCGGCGCGGGCGTTCATCACCGACTCATCGGCCAGTTCCTGCTCCTTACGCGCCTCATAAGCGGCGAAATTGCCGGGATAACTGCGCAACGTGCCGCGATCGAGTTCGACAATGCGGGTCGCCACATCGTCGAGAAACGCCCGGTCGTGGGTGATGAGAATCAGGCTGCCGCGAAAGCCGGTGAGCAGTTCTTCCAGCCAGGCGATGGCATCGAGATCGAGGTGATTGGTCGGCTCGTCGAGCAGCAGCACGTCGGGCGCCGCCACCAGCGCCTGCGCCAGGGCCACGCGCTTTTGCATCCCGCCGGACAGACTGCCCACGAGCGTCGTGCCGTCGAGTTGCAGACGCTGCAGTGTTTGATCGACGCGCGTCTCCCAGTTCCATCCGTCGAGCAGTTCGATACGGGTCTGCAGGGCGTCGAGGTCGTCTTCGGGCGCGTGCTGCTCGAAACGGTCGCGCAGGGCGCGGGCTTCGGCCACGCCTTCGCTCACCACATCGAACACGCTGGCTTGGGCAGAAAAATCCGCCTCCTGCGGCACATACACCCGGCGCAGACCCTGCTGCACCTGCACCAGGCCATCGTCGGGCGGCTCCAGCCCGGCCAGAATACGCAGCAGGGATGACTTTCCGGTGCCGTTGCGACCGATCAGGCCCACCCGCTCGCCCACCTCCAGCGACATGGCGGCATGATCAAGCAAGGCCACATGGCCGAAAGCGAGCGACAAATCTGAAACGGAGAGGACGGCCATGCGTAGCGTTTGTTGAGGAAAGACGCTCATTGTGCCAGTCGGTCGCCGCTACCATACTTTGATGGACTCCCTGCGCGCTGAACTCGCCGTGCTGGCCGCGCGGCTGATCGTCGAAGACGGTCTGGACTACGGCACGGCCAAGCGCAAGGCCGCCAAGCGCCTGCTGGGCGAACGCGTGGCGCACGATCTGCTGCCCAGCAACGATGAAATCGAGCAGCAGGTGCGCGAAGAACTCGCCCTGTTTCATGCTGACACCCAACCCGCGCAATTGCTGCAATTGCGCCGCGCCGCGCTGACGCTGATGGAAGCGTTTGCGGCGTTCAATCCGCATCTGGCCGGGGCTGTCTGGCACGGCACCGCCAACGAACACACCGATCTGCATGTGCTGCTGTTCACCGACGACAGCAAGGGCGTGGAAATTCACTGCATCGACCACGGCATCGCTTTTCAGGTCGGCGAAGCCCCGCACTACGCCGGGCGCGGCCTTGTCGAACAACTCACCCTGCACTGGCCCCCGCATGACCGTCAAGCCGTGCTTGCCCATCTGAGCCTTTACCCGGAAAAGGACGTGCGCGGCGCCCTGCTGCCTGATGCGCAAGGGCGCACGCCCAGAGGCACGCTGCGTGCGCTCAGGCAACTCCTGAGCGCCCCCGCCAGCGATGGGGAAAACCCGAGACTCTGAAGCTTTTCCCCGGCCATGCACAATGCGAGCAGTCTGATTGCCACACCACCACCCCATGAACAAAGTCAATATCTGGATTTCTGCCGCCATCATCCTTCTCATCGCCGCGGTGCTCGGCAATGCCTGGTTTCAGCGTGAACGCAGCGTGCCCATTGCGGTTGAAAACAATGCGGTCAAGTCTTTTTTCACTGACAAACTCGACGATCTGCAGGGAAAATCCATCGATCTGTCGCAATACCGCGGAAAACCGCTGGTGATCAATTTCTGGGCGAGCTGGTGCCCGCCTTGCATCGCAGAAATGCCCGATTTTTCGAAGTTTTATCAGCAGAACAAAGACAAAGGCATCGAGATGGTCGGCATTGCGCTCGACAACCCCACTGCGGTGCGCAATTTCCTGAAAGAGCATCCGGTGAGCTACCCCATTCTGCTGGGCGGCATGAATGGCATCGCCCTGAGCACCAGCCTGGGCAATAAGCAGGGGGGCCTGCCATTCACCGTGGTGCTCGATGGCAAGGGCGACGTGGTGTTTCAAAAGCTGGGAAAAACCTCTCTCGACGAACTGAAAGAAGCGGTACCCTCCGGTCATTGAGCCCGCGCATCAGAGTTGCGTTCAACCATCGTTCATCCCACCCTGTTCAATCGCCCTTCCATGACCCGCATCCTTGTTCTCCACGGCCCCAATCTCAACCTGCTGGGGCAGCGTGAGCCACACATTTATGGCGCGACCACGCTGGACGATATCAATCAGTCGCTGCAAACCCTTGCCGCCGAACTGGGGGTGGAGGCGCAGACTTTCCAGAGCAATCACGAAGGCGACCTGATTGATCGGTTACATGCGGCGCGCCTGGACGGCACGCGCTTCATCATCATCAACCCTGCGGCCTACACCCACACCAGCGTTGCCCTGCGTGATGCCATCGCGGCCACCGACCTGCCCTTCATCGAAGTACATCTCAGCAATGTGTACCGCCGCGAACCGTTCCGCCATCACTCCTACTTTTCCGATCTGGCCACCGCCGTCATCAGCGGTTGTGGCGCTCATGGCTACTCCCTGGCCTTGCGCCATGCCGTAGTCGATCTTGGGAATCGTAAAAATTGATGGTCTAATGCGACACTTATCAGCGACTTAACGACAGATCATGGATTTACGCAAACTCAAGACTTTGATCGACCTGGTCTCCGATTCCAACGTCTCCGAGCTGGAGATCACGGAAGCCGAAGGCACGGTCAGAATCGTCAAGGCGCAGCCGCAGCCCATCATTCAATACGCGCAGATGCCCGCTCAGTTGGGATCACAGTTTGCGTCTCAGGCCCCGATGCAATACGCCGCGCCCCAGGCCATGCCCGCTCAAGCTCAGGCACCCGCCGCTGAAGCAGCTCCCGCCCCGGAGGCGCAAGGGCATGTGCTGAAGTCGCCGATGGTCGGCACGTTCTACCGCTCTTCTTCTCCGGGGGCGGCGCCGTTCGTTGAGGTGGGCGACACGGTCAAGGTCGGCCAGACGCTGTGCATCATCGAGGCGATGAAAATTCTCAACGAAATCGAGTGCGACAAAGACGGCGTGATCAAGGCCGTGCTGGGCGAAAACGGTCAGGCCGTCGAATTCGGCCAGCCGTTGTTCGTGATCGAGTAATGGCTTTTTCAGGAGAGCGCAGGGCCGCTTCCGGTTTCTTGACTCCCCCAGGGGAGCAAACCCTGGCAGTACCGAGGCACACATGAGCGCCCGCTCCTGACCACGGCTCCTGCGCTCAACGGGCGCTTCCGCCCTTCCCTGTCATTGAACGGACAACGCGCATGTTCAAAAAAATCCTTATCGCCAACCGTGGCGAAATCGCCCTCCGGGTGCAGCGTGCCTGCCGCGAACTCGGCATCCAGACCGTGGTGGTCTATTCAGAAGCGGATCGCGAAGCGAAGTATGTACGGCTGGCCGACGAGGCTGTGTGCATCGGCCCGGCGCCCTCGGCGCAGAGTTATCTGCACATGCCGGCCATTATTTCTGCTGCCGAAGTGACCGATGCCGAGGCGATTCACCCCGGTTACGGCTTTCTGTCGGAAAACGCGGATTTCGCCGAGCGGGTGGAGAAATCCGGCTTCGCCTTCATCGGCCCGCGTCCCGATTCCATTCGTTTGATGGGCGACAAGGTCAGCGCCAAGCAGGCCATGATCCGCTCGGGCGTGCCCTGCGTGCCAGGCTCGGAGGGGGCGCTGCCTGACGATCCGCGCGAAATCACCCGCATCGCCCGCTCGATCGGCTATCCCGTCATCATCAAGGCCGCAGGCGGCGGCGGCGGCCGCGGCATGCGCGTGGTGCACACCGAAGCCGCGCTGCTCAACGCCGTGACCATGACCCGCAGCGAAGCGGGCGCGGCGTTCGGCAACCCGGCGGTCTATATGGAGAAGTTTCTGCTCCAGCCGCGGCATATTGAAATTCAAGTGCTGGCCGACACCCACGGCAACGCGCTATGGCTGGGCGAGCGCGATTGTTCGATGCAGCGGCGCCACCAGAAGATTCTCGAAGAAGCCCCCGCCCCTGGTATTCCGCGGCGGCTGATCGAGCGTATCGGCGCCCGCTGCGCGGATGCCTGCAAAAAAATCGGCTATCGCGGTGCGGGCACCTTCGAGTTCCTGTATGAAAACGGCGAGTTCTACTTCATCGAGATGAATACCCGCGTGCAGGTCGAGCACCCTGTTACCGAACTCATCACCGGCATCGACATCGTGGTCGAGCAGATCCGGATTGCCGCGGGCGAGAAGCTGACCGTGCGCCAGCGCGGCGTGCACCTCAACGGCCATGCCATCGAGTGCCGCATCAACGCCGAAGACCCCTACAAGTTCACCCCGTCGCCCGGGCGAATCACCATGTGGCACACCCCGGGCGGCCCGGGGGTGCGGGTCGATTCGCACGCCTACGCCAACTACTTCGTGCCGCCTAACTATGACTCGATGATCGGCAAAATCATCGTGCATGGCGCCACGCGCGAGCAGGCGATCGCGCGCATGCGCATTGCCCTGTCGGAAATGGTGGTGGACGGCATCCAGACCAATATCCCGCTGCACCGCGAACTCATGGTGGATGCGCGCTTCATCGAAGGCGGCACCAGCATCCACTACCTCGAGGAATACCTCGCCGCGCGGCATACCGCCTGATAGGGTTTGAACAAATCCGCCATGACCTACCGCGAAGTCACCCTCCCTGTCAGCGAAGCGCAGGCCGATCTCCTCTCCGATGCGCTGATGGAGCTCGGCGCTTTGAGCGTGAGCGTCGAAGACCGTTTCGGCGACACGGCACAGGAGCAGGCCTTGTACGGCGAGCCGGGCATGCCGCCGCCCAAGGGCGCCTGGGCGCAATCGCTGCTTCGCGTGCTGTTCGCCGACGAGGCCCAGGCCGACGCTGCGCTGGCCGCCCTGCTTGCCGAAGACATCCTGCCCGATCTGCAAGAGGTGCAACAGTCCACGGTGGAAGATCAGGACTGGGTACGGCTGACGCAGTCTCAGTTCCAGCCGGTGTCGATTGCCGACGCGCTGTGGATCGTGCCGAGCTGGCATGAGCCGCCCGAGGTTGCGGCGCCCATCATCCGTCTCGACCCTGGGCTGGCCTTCGGCACCGGCACCCACCCCACCACGCGGCTTTGTCTGGAGTGGCTGGCGCGCCAAACGCCAAGCCAACTCAGCGTGCTCGATTACGGTTGTGGTTCGGGCATTCTGGCCATCGCCGCGGCCAAGTTCGGCGCCGGCCCCGTGGTCGGCGTGGACATCGATCCCGACGCGGTGCTGGCCACCGAAGCCAACGCTGCGGCCAATGACGTCACCGTGCAGGCCGGCCTGCCCGACAAGGTGGCTGATGCGCAATTCGACATCGTCGTCGCCAACATTCTGTCTGCGCCGCTCAAACTGCTGGCGCCCGCGATTGCCGCGCATGTGAAACCCGGCGGCTGGCTCGTGCTCAGTGGCATACTCGACCGGCAGGCCAAAGAACTCATCGACACCTACGCGCCCTATTGCGCGCTGCACATCGACAAGACGCTCGATGGCTGGGTCTGCCTCGCGGGCCGCGCCCACCCCTGAACAGCGCATGGCACAGGCCACCCGCTGCCCCCACTGCCAGACCGCCTTCAAGGTGGTGCGCGACCAGCTCTTGCTGCGCGAAGGCTGGGTGCGCTGCGGTCATTGCGGCGAACCGTTCAACGCCCTCGATCACCTGATCGATCTCACCCCGGCGCCGCCCGCCGCCGCCGAGCCCGCCCCCGCCTCCGCCGAGCCCCAGGCCCCAGCCGAACCGACCCCGCCGCCCGAAGCGCCGCCCGAACCGCTGGCAAGCACCGTGCCCGTGACGGCGGGCCTGCGCTGGAACAACATTCCACTCGATCAGCCGACTTATCAAGGTTTTCTGCCGCTGACGGCGCAGGCCTACAGCCCGGCGCCCCGGGCTCCCGCGAAACAAGCGCCTGCGCGCGGTGAAAAGGCCCAGCCTGACCAGGCGTTGGCACCCGCCGAATCGCCCGATGACCTGTTGCCCGAAGGCGATCTTGCGGCGGACGAGATCCCGCCCTCCCAATCTGCTCTCGATCCCGACGCCGCACCGCTGTCCGAGTTCAACCTGAACGACGCGCTCAACTATCAATTTGTAAGCGAAGACCTCTCGCAAAACCCGCCCGCACTCGCCGCAAAACCGGTGGAAGCGGAGCCCGAATTTATCCGCAAAGCCCGTCGCCAGGCATTCTGGAGCAGCACGCCTGCCCGCGCGGCGCTGGCCTTCATCAGCCTCCTGCTGCTTCTGGTACTCGCCGCTCAGGCCGCGCTGACTTGGCGCGACACCCTGGCGCAGCAATACCCGATCAGCCGCCCTTGGCTGCAACAGCTCTGCGAGATGACCAGCGGCTGCGAATTGGCCGCTCCGCGCAACCTCGATGCCTTGGTCATCGACTCCTCCACGCTCAGCCCGGCCGACAGCGGCTTGCAACTCAGCGTGCTGCTGCGCAACCGATCCGACCGCGCCGTGGCCTGGCCTGCGCTGGAGCTGACCCTGACCAATGCGCAGGACATGACTTTGCAACGCAAAGTGGTGCAAGCCGCGCAATACCTCCCCGAAGCGCAGGCCACCCATCGCACCCTGACAGAGGGCCTGGCCGCCGGCCAGCAGGTGCAATTGCTGCTGCACCTCGAGGTCAACGGTGCCGCCCCGGCGGGTTACAAGCTGGTGTTGTTCTACCCCTGACGTTTATTTCTCGCCCGCCGGTCTGGGCAGGTTGAAAACGTCGTCGAGCGCGGCCCGGTAGCTGTCGCTCACCATGAGCTCGTCCCATTGCAAGGGAGGCTGGGTGGGCAGCAGGTCGAAGCGGCGCTGGGCGCTGCGGACATCCGGCGTCCACTGCCCGCGCTCCAGCGCCTGATCAAGCTCGCGCAGCAGCACGTCGAGCGGTCGGCCGTTATGGACCACGCTCTGGTTGCACACCAGCATGGCGTCGCATCCGGCCTGCAAACCCTGCAGTGCGGCCTGGCTGAGACTTTGGCCCTCGGCCCGCGCCGCGGCCATGCCGAGGTCGTCGCTGAGTATCGCGCCGGTAAAACCGATGCGCTCGCGCAGCACGTCCCGCAGCCATACGGGGCTGAAACCTGCGGGCAGCGCATCCACCTCGGGGTAGATCACATGCGCCGGCATGACCGCGCGCAGCCCGGGCGCCAACCATTGATAAGGTGCGGCATCGGCGCTCAGAATGGCGCCGAGGGTGCGCGCGTCGTGCGCCACGGCCAGATGCGTGTCGGCACGCACATAGCCGTGGCCGGGGAAGTGCTTGGCGCAATGCGCCATGCCAGCACGCGCCAAACCCAGCATCAGGCTTTGCGCCAGCACCGTCACCACCCGCGCATCGGCGTGAAACGCGCGATCACCGATTACGCTGGAGCCGCCCCAATCGAGATCGAGCACGGGCGTGAAGCTGAAATCGACCCCGCAAGCCCGCAGCTCCGAAGCCAGCACGAAACCGCACGCCGCCGCGCGCCGCATGGCGCCTGGGGCATCGACCATCCAATACGCCCCAAGCTCGCGCATGGCCGGAAGTGCCGTGAAACCATCGGTGCGAAAGCGCTGTACCCGCCCGCCCTCGTGATCGACCGCGATCAACAGATCAAGGCGTACCGCCTTGATCTGCGCGCACAGCGCCGAGAGCTGCCCGCGGCTCTCCCAGTTGCGTGCAAACAGCACCACCCCGCCCACCAGTGGATTGCGTAGGCGCTTGCGATCGGCGGCGCCGAGTTGCAGCCCGGCCACATCGAGGATCAACGGGGAGTGCATCAGCAGTTGCATGTCTTTCGCCTCAGTCAGGCCGAGTCACTTCGGCTACAACCATGGCCAGCGCGGTATCGGCCTCATCGGACACCGAGACCAGAAACCGCAGCGAACGGGCCTCGCACCAGTCTTTGAGCGCGTCATGCAGCACGATGACCGGCTGTCCGCTGGGGAGTTTGAGAATCTCGCAATCGCGCCAGCGCATGGGGCTATGAATGCCCAGGCCGATGGATTTGGAGAACGCTTCCTTGGCGGCAAACCGCGTGGCCAGGTAGTTGATGCCGCGCTGGCGCACCTTGGCCATGCGGCGCTCATACTCGGCCAGCTCGCCGTCGCCGAGCACCCGTTGCGCGAAACGGTCGCCGTTGCGCTGCACCGCGGCGCCCATGCGCGCAATGGAGCAGACATCGGTGCCGATGCCGTAGATCATGAATGCGTTGCCACCGCGCGCGCGATCACCGCCTGAAAGTCACGCACCGATTGCTTCAGCCCGACGAACACCGCATGACCGATGAGCGCATGGCCGATGTGCAGCTCGCTCACTTCGGGCAGTGCGGCAATGGCCGGCGTGCTCTGCAGACTCAGGCCGTGGCCCGCGTTGGTCTGCAGGCCCAGGCTGCGCCCCAGCTTCAGGCCCGCGACGATGCGATCGAATTCGCGTTGCCGCGCGGCTTCGTCTGCGGCATCGAAAGCGTTGGCGTAAGCGCCGGTGTGCAGCTCGATGCAGGGCGCACCGGCCTGGGCGCTGGCCTCGATTTGCCAGATGCTGGGCTCGATGAACAGGGAAACGCGGCAGCCGAAATCGGCCAGACGAGCGCAGGCCTCGCGCACGCGGTCGAACTGCCCCGCCACATCCAGCCCGCCCTCGGTAGTCACTTCCTGCCGACGCTCGGGCACCAGGCAGACCATCTGCGGACGTACTCGGCAGATGATGTCGAGCATCTCCGGGGCGAGCGCAGACTCGAAATTCAGCGGCGCCGAAAGGGTGGCTTTGAGCCGCTCGACATCGGCATCGCGGATGTGGCGACGGTCTTCGCGCAGGTGGAAGGTGATGATGTCCGCCCCGGCTTCGACCGCCTGCTGCGCCGCCAGCACGGGATCGGGAAAACTGCCACCGCGCGCGTTGCGCAGCGTGGCGACATGGTCGATATTCACCCCGAGCAGCGGCGCAGCATCGGAGGGGCAAGCCATTGGGTTCATAACTTGTGGAGATCAATAAGCAGCTGGCGGGTGCGCAGCATCTGTCCCGAAAGATGATAGTGAAGCAGGCTGCGCATCAGCGTCTTCGCGGCCCGCGCCAGTGCAACATCGCCTTCTGCCGGCGGGCCTTCGCGCAGCGCCAGCAACACCTCGCCGCGCACCGCCAGGGCATCGGAAGCGGAGCAGGCCGACACGCCATGATCCGGGTCGACCCGGTAAAACGCATCGGGCAGCACGGGCTCGGAGGTCGCACCTTCGAGGTGCAGGTCGGGCAAAAAACCCAGTTCGCGCAACAGCGAAAACTCAAAGCTGCGCAGCACCGGCTCCAGCTCGCCCGCCGTCGCATGGGGGCGTTGCGCCAGCGCGGCAATGCCGGCGTGATAAGCGTCGAACAGACCTTCGTGAGCATCTTCGCGAGCCAGCAGACGCACGAGCAATTCGTTGAAATAAAAACCGCAAAGCAGAGGCAGGCCCGACAGTGGCGCCAGCCCACCCGCCCACTCGGCCCGGGTCAGGGTGCGCACCTCGCCGCGGCCGCTCCAACTGGCGTGGCAGGGCTGAAAACCCAGCAGCACGGCGCGCAGCGCGGAAGTCGGCCGCTTGGCGCCCTTGGCCACCAGCGCCAAGCGGCCATGGCGGCGACTGAACACGTCGAGCAGCAGGCTGGTTTCCTTCCACGGGTAACTGTGCAGGACGTAGATGGGCTCTTCCTGCACGCGCTCCACCGAGACGCCGCGTCTGGGAGCGCGCGGCACGGGGCGCACGGCAGCCGGTTCGACGCTCAGCTCAGTCCTCATAGCCGAAGGCCCGCACGGCGGCCTGGTCGTCGGCCCAGCCCGAACGGGTCTTGACCCAGACCTCCAGAAAAACCGGTCCGTCGAACAAGACCTGCATGTCCTGCCGCGCTTCGGTGGAGATGCGCTTAAGGCGCTCGCCCCCAGCGCCGATCACCATGGCCTTGTGCCCATCCCGATCGACGATGATGGCCGCGGAAATGCGGCGCAGATCGCCCTCCTGGGCGAACTGCT encodes the following:
- the recO gene encoding DNA repair protein RecO; this encodes MRTELSVEPAAVRPVPRAPRRGVSVERVQEEPIYVLHSYPWKETSLLLDVFSRRHGRLALVAKGAKRPTSALRAVLLGFQPCHASWSGRGEVRTLTRAEWAGGLAPLSGLPLLCGFYFNELLVRLLAREDAHEGLFDAYHAGIAALAQRPHATAGELEPVLRSFEFSLLRELGFLPDLHLEGATSEPVLPDAFYRVDPDHGVSACSASDALAVRGEVLLALREGPPAEGDVALARAAKTLMRSLLHYHLSGQMLRTRQLLIDLHKL
- the acpS gene encoding holo-ACP synthase, with protein sequence MIYGIGTDVCSIARMGAAVQRNGDRFAQRVLGDGELAEYERRMAKVRQRGINYLATRFAAKEAFSKSIGLGIHSPMRWRDCEILKLPSGQPVIVLHDALKDWCEARSLRFLVSVSDEADTALAMVVAEVTRPD
- a CDS encoding pyridoxine 5'-phosphate synthase, with the protein product MACPSDAAPLLGVNIDHVATLRNARGGSFPDPVLAAQQAVEAGADIITFHLREDRRHIRDADVERLKATLSAPLNFESALAPEMLDIICRVRPQMVCLVPERRQEVTTEGGLDVAGQFDRVREACARLADFGCRVSLFIEPSIWQIEASAQAGAPCIELHTGAYANAFDAADEAARQREFDRIVAGLKLGRSLGLQTNAGHGLSLQSTPAIAALPEVSELHIGHALIGHAVFVGLKQSVRDFQAVIARAVATHS
- the nagZ gene encoding beta-N-acetylhexosaminidase; the protein is MQLLMHSPLILDVAGLQLGAADRKRLRNPLVGGVVLFARNWESRGQLSALCAQIKAVRLDLLIAVDHEGGRVQRFRTDGFTALPAMRELGAYWMVDAPGAMRRAAACGFVLASELRACGVDFSFTPVLDLDWGGSSVIGDRAFHADARVVTVLAQSLMLGLARAGMAHCAKHFPGHGYVRADTHLAVAHDARTLGAILSADAAPYQWLAPGLRAVMPAHVIYPEVDALPAGFSPVWLRDVLRERIGFTGAILSDDLGMAAARAEGQSLSQAALQGLQAGCDAMLVCNQSVVHNGRPLDVLLRELDQALERGQWTPDVRSAQRRFDLLPTQPPLQWDELMVSDSYRAALDDVFNLPRPAGEK